The following proteins are encoded in a genomic region of Glycine soja cultivar W05 chromosome 17, ASM419377v2, whole genome shotgun sequence:
- the LOC114393004 gene encoding protein WALLS ARE THIN 1-like isoform X1 has protein sequence MADLGSAPSKRMWCSVPERMQLHLAMLALQFGYAGFHVISRAALNMGVSKLVFPVYRNIIALLLLLPFAYFLEKKERPAMTLNFVGQFFLLALVGITANQGFYLLGLDNTSPTFASAIQNSVPAITFLMAVILRIEQVRLNRKDGLAKVAGTVLCVAGATVITLYKGPTIYSPTTRVNNSMIMNRSNTTVITPMFDFGSLSLGDAKGKNWTLGCLYLIGHCLSWSGWLVLQAPVLKKYPARLSVTSYTCFFGILQFLVIALLLERDAQAWLFHSAGEVFTILYAGVVASGIAFAVQIWCIDRGGPVFVAVYQPVQTFVVAIMASIALGEEFYLGGIIGAVLIVAGLYFVLWGKSEERKFAMEQLAMASTEHNSIASHVKASLAQPLLSSSTENV, from the exons ATGGCTGATTTAGGCTCAGCCCCTTCCAAGAGAATGTGGTGTTCCGTTCCCGAAAGAATGCAGCTGCACTTGGCCATGCTTGCCTTGCAGTTTGGCTATGCTGGATTCCATGTCATCTCAAGAGCTGCACTTAACATGGGCGTTAGCAAGCTTGTTTTCCCTGTCTATCGGAACATCATTGCTTTGCTTTTGCTCCTTCCCTTTGCCTACTTCTTGGAAAA GAAGGAGAGGCCAGCCATGACTTTAAACTTCGTCGGCCAGTTCTTTCTTCTGGCACTCGTCGG GATTACAGCAAACCAAGGTTTCTACTTGCTTGGGTTGGACAACACATCCCCTACCTTCGCATCAGCAATACAGAACTCTGTGCCAGCCATTACATTCCTCATGGCAGTCATATTAAG AATAGAGCAAGTAAGATTGAACCGAAAAGATGGGTTGGCTAAGGTGGCGGGAACAGTGCTATGCGTGGCTGGGGCGACCGTGATCACACTATACAAAGGTCCAACAATATACAGCCCAACAACTCGTGTGAACAACAGCATGATCATGAACAGAAGCAACACAACAGTTATAACACCAATGTTTGATTTTGGGTCACTGTCACTGGGAGACGCAAAGGGGAAGAACTGGACCCTAGGGTGCTTATACCTGATCGGACACTGCTTGTCGTGGTCTGGTTGGCTTGTGTTGCAAGCACCGGTTCTCAAGAAGTACCCTGCTCGCCTCTCTGTCACTTCCTACACCTGCTTCTTTGGAATCTTGCAGTTTCTCGTCATTGCTTTGCTCCTTGAAAGAGACGCTCAGGCTTGGCTTTTCCACTCTGCTGGAGAAGTTTTCACTATTTTATACGCG GGAGTGGTGGCATCCGGAATTGCCTTCGCTGTACAAATATGGTGCATTGACAGAGGTGGCCCTGTGTTTGTTGCCGTCTATCAACCTGTTCAGACTTTTGTTGTGGCCATCATGGCTTCCATTGCTTTAGGAGAAGAGTTCTACTTGGGTGG GATcattggggcagtgttgattgTAGCGGGACTGTACTTTGTCTTATGGGGTAAAAGTGAAGAGAGGAAGTTTGCAATGGAACAGCTTGCGATGGCATCCACTGAGCATAATAGCATCGCAAGCCACGTCAAAGCATCACTTGCTCAGCCACTCCTTTCTTCATCAACAGAGAATGTTTGA
- the LOC114393004 gene encoding protein WALLS ARE THIN 1-like isoform X2, with amino-acid sequence MADLGSAPSKRMWCSVPERMQLHLAMLALQFGYAGFHVISRAALNMGVSKLVFPVYRNIIALLLLLPFAYFLEKKERPAMTLNFVGQFFLLALVGITANQGFYLLGLDNTSPTFASAIQNSVPAITFLMAVILRIEQVRLNRKDGLAKVAGTVLCVAGATVITLYKGPTIYSPTTRVNNSMIMNRSNTTVITPMFDFGSLSLGDAKGKNWTLGCLYLIGHCLSWSGWLVLQAPVLKKYPARLSVTSYTCFFGILQFLVIALLLERDAQAWLFHSAGEVFTILYAGVVASGIAFAVQIWCIDRGGPVFVAVYQPVQTFVVAIMASIALGEEFYLGSLGQC; translated from the exons ATGGCTGATTTAGGCTCAGCCCCTTCCAAGAGAATGTGGTGTTCCGTTCCCGAAAGAATGCAGCTGCACTTGGCCATGCTTGCCTTGCAGTTTGGCTATGCTGGATTCCATGTCATCTCAAGAGCTGCACTTAACATGGGCGTTAGCAAGCTTGTTTTCCCTGTCTATCGGAACATCATTGCTTTGCTTTTGCTCCTTCCCTTTGCCTACTTCTTGGAAAA GAAGGAGAGGCCAGCCATGACTTTAAACTTCGTCGGCCAGTTCTTTCTTCTGGCACTCGTCGG GATTACAGCAAACCAAGGTTTCTACTTGCTTGGGTTGGACAACACATCCCCTACCTTCGCATCAGCAATACAGAACTCTGTGCCAGCCATTACATTCCTCATGGCAGTCATATTAAG AATAGAGCAAGTAAGATTGAACCGAAAAGATGGGTTGGCTAAGGTGGCGGGAACAGTGCTATGCGTGGCTGGGGCGACCGTGATCACACTATACAAAGGTCCAACAATATACAGCCCAACAACTCGTGTGAACAACAGCATGATCATGAACAGAAGCAACACAACAGTTATAACACCAATGTTTGATTTTGGGTCACTGTCACTGGGAGACGCAAAGGGGAAGAACTGGACCCTAGGGTGCTTATACCTGATCGGACACTGCTTGTCGTGGTCTGGTTGGCTTGTGTTGCAAGCACCGGTTCTCAAGAAGTACCCTGCTCGCCTCTCTGTCACTTCCTACACCTGCTTCTTTGGAATCTTGCAGTTTCTCGTCATTGCTTTGCTCCTTGAAAGAGACGCTCAGGCTTGGCTTTTCCACTCTGCTGGAGAAGTTTTCACTATTTTATACGCG GGAGTGGTGGCATCCGGAATTGCCTTCGCTGTACAAATATGGTGCATTGACAGAGGTGGCCCTGTGTTTGTTGCCGTCTATCAACCTGTTCAGACTTTTGTTGTGGCCATCATGGCTTCCATTGCTTTAGGAGAAGAGTTCTACTTGG GATcattggggcagtgttga
- the LOC114391770 gene encoding uncharacterized protein LOC114391770 has protein sequence MKQPADHLENMEKRKSSKASLMDKFHSSLGIFHHALEGNVLKAIELTGKLAQDILENNNDLLFDLLSLHFVDLVCSKEWAEALEFAQIKLSPFKSTMGGLQHFP, from the exons ATGAAGCAGCCTGCAGATCATTTGGAGAacatggaaaaaagaaaaa GTAGTAAGGCCTCCTTGATGGATAAATTTCATTCATCTTTAGGAATCTTTCACCATGCATTGGAGGGAAATGTACTTAAGGCGATTGAGCTCACAGGGAAGCTGGCACAGGATATTCTGGAGAACAATAATGATTTGCTGTTTGATCTTCTAAGCCTTCATTTTGTAGACCTTGTCTGCTCTAAGGAATG GGCAGAAGCTTTGGAGTTTGCTCAGATCAAGTTGAGTCCTTTTAAGAGCAC GATGGGGGGCCTCCAACATTTTCCTTGA
- the LOC114391945 gene encoding tRNA 2'-phosphotransferase 1-like has protein sequence MKRLHVHFSCGLPTDGEVISGMRQDVNVLIFLDVRKALEECMKLYISDNKVILTEGFDGVVPPKYFEKIESWPGKQPIPF, from the exons ATGAAGAGATTGCATGTTCATTTCTCTTGTGGTTTACCAACAGATGGAGAAGTAATTAGTG GTATGAGGCAGGATGTCAATGTTCTGATCTTTCTAGACGTTAGAAAAGCATTAGAAG AATGTATGAAGCTTTACATTTCTGACAACAAGGTGATCTTGACAGAAGGTTTTGATGGTGTTGTTCCTCCCAAGTATTTTGAAAAGATAGAATCATGGCCGGGCAAACAGCCCATTCCTTTTTAA
- the LOC114393993 gene encoding cysteine proteinase 15A-like: MARHSLLLALLLFAAVATAAMAVAASDADDILIRQVVPDVGEAEEEDNLLNAEHHFASFKAKFAKTYATKEEHDHRFGVFKSNLRRARLHAKLDPSAVHGVTKFSDLTPAEFRRQFLGLKPLRFPAHAQKAPILPTKDLPKDFDWRDKGAVTNVKDQGACGSCWSFSTTGALEGAHYLATGELVSLSEQQLVDCDHVCDPEEYGACDSGCNGGLMNNAFEYILQSGGVQKEKDYPYTGRDGTCKFDKTKVAATVSNYSVVSLDEEQIAANLVKNGPLAVAINAVFMQTYVGGVSCPYICGKHLDHGVLLVGYGEGAYAPIRFKNKPYWIIKNSWGESWGENGYYKICRGRNVCGVDSMVSTVAAIYPSSH; the protein is encoded by the exons ATGGCTCGTCACTCCTTGCTCTTAGCCCTCCTCCTCTTCGCCGCCGTGGCCACCGCCGCGATGGCGGTGGCCGCGTCCGACGCCGACGACATCCTGATCCGTCAGGTGGTGCCAGATGTTGGCGAAGCCGAAGAGGAGGACAACCTGCTGAACGCCGAGCACCACTTCGCGAGCTTCAAGGCCAAGTTCGCCAAGACCTACGCCACCAAGGAGGAGCACGATCATCGCTTCGGCGTCTTCAAGTCCAACCTCCGCAGAGCCAGGCTGCACGCCAAGCTCGACCCCTCCGCCGTCCACGGCGTCACCAAATTCTCCGATCTAACTCCGGCCGAGTTCCGCCGCCAGTTCCTCGGCCTCAAGCCGCTCCGCTTCCCGGCGCACGCCCAGAAGGCGCCCATCCTCCCCACCAAGGATCTCCCCAAGGATTTCGATTGGCGAGACAAAGGAGCCGTCACTAACGTCAAGGAccaa ggGGCGTGTGGTTCGTGTTGGTCTTTCAGTACGACGGGAGCGTTGGAAGGAGCTCATTATCTGGCCACTGGTGAGCTCGTGAGCCTTAGCGAGCAACAGCTTGTGGATTGCGATCACGTG TGTGATCCAGAAGAATATGGAGCGTGTGACTCAGGCTGTAATGGTGGGTTGATGAACAACGCATTTGAGTACATACTTCAGTCTGGGGGAGTACAGAAAGAAAAGGACTATCCATACACCGGGAGAGATGGCACCTGCAAATTTGACAAAACCAAAGTTGCGGCTACTGTATCTAATTACAGTGTGGTTTCCCTTGATGAAGAACAAATTGCTGCAAACCTAGTAAAGAATGGCCCTCTTGCAG TTGCTATCAATGCAGTTTTTATGCAGACATATGTTGGTGGCGTCTCATGCCCATACATCTGTGGGAAGCATTTGGATCATGGGGTTCTTCTAGTTGGTTATGGTGAAGGTGCATATGCTCCCATTCGTTTTAAGAACAAACCTTACTGGATCATTAAGAATTCATGGGGCGAGAGCTGGGGAGAGAATGGATATTACAAGATCTGCAGAGGTCGAAATGTGTGTGGAGTAGATTCCATGGTCTCAACTGTAGCTGCTATATATCCATCCAGCCATTAA